One genomic region from Clostridiales bacterium encodes:
- a CDS encoding RNA-binding S4 domain-containing protein has translation MRIDKFLKVSRIIKRRTVAAEACDAGKVYVGGRSVKPAYVLKVGDVVEVKLGSTPIKFTVKSLNDKASKEDASTLYEIMH, from the coding sequence ATGCGTATAGACAAGTTCTTAAAGGTATCGAGAATAATCAAGCGTAGAACGGTTGCCGCCGAGGCGTGCGACGCGGGCAAGGTATACGTAGGCGGAAGATCGGTAAAGCCCGCGTACGTTTTGAAGGTCGGCGACGTGGTCGAGGTCAAGCTCGGCTCGACGCCTATTAAGTTCACGGTCAAGTCGCTTAACGACAAGGCTTCCAAGGAGGACGCAAGCACTCTTTATGAGATCATGCACTGA